A part of Variovorax sp. HW608 genomic DNA contains:
- a CDS encoding YbhB/YbcL family Raf kinase inhibitor-like protein produces MHSRLRSASLAATLAACATLSQAAGFVLTSPDIKPGSTLTDAQVSNDFGCTGRNISPALKWSGAPKDTRSFAVSLYDPDAPGSGWWHWVVYNIPATASELPEGAGAADGKGLPTGSVQGRSDFGSSEFGGACPPVGDKPHRYIFTVYALGTDKLDIPPDAAAARVGSAINANKLASASFAAKYGRAK; encoded by the coding sequence ATGCATTCAAGGCTGCGTTCCGCTTCCCTCGCTGCGACGCTGGCCGCCTGTGCGACGCTCTCGCAAGCGGCCGGATTCGTCCTCACCAGTCCCGATATCAAGCCCGGGAGCACGCTGACGGATGCGCAGGTGTCCAACGACTTCGGCTGCACCGGCAGGAACATCTCGCCTGCGTTGAAGTGGAGCGGGGCGCCCAAGGACACCAGGAGCTTCGCGGTGTCCTTGTACGACCCCGATGCGCCCGGTTCGGGCTGGTGGCACTGGGTGGTCTACAACATCCCGGCCACGGCCAGCGAGCTCCCCGAGGGCGCCGGCGCCGCCGACGGCAAGGGCCTGCCAACGGGCAGCGTGCAGGGCCGCTCTGACTTCGGCTCGTCGGAGTTCGGTGGCGCATGCCCGCCGGTGGGGGACAAGCCGCATCGGTACATCTTCACGGTGTATGCGTTGGGGACCGACAAGCTCGACATCCCGCCGGACGCCGCCGCAGCACGGGTCGGCTCGGCGATCAACGCCAACAAGCTCGCCTCGGCGAGCTTCGCTGCGAAGTACGGCCGAGCCAAGTGA
- the dnaE gene encoding DNA polymerase III subunit alpha has translation MFVHLRLHTEFSVVDGTNRIDDVVKAAAADKQPALAITDLNNLFGGVKFYKEARGKGVKPVLGAEVVVEGLGSDPAALTRIVLLVQNKEGYLNLSELLARAWTQNVGRGQAQAACKLAWLKELQGGLIALSGAQAGPLGAPLLQGQHERAAEVALQLAGMFPHRFYIELQRAGRPEDEPHVIAAVQLAARLRLPVVATHPVQFATAEDFEAHEARVCISEGEILGNPRRIRKFTQEQYFKSSAEMEALFADVPSAIANTVEIAKRCNLTLVLGKPQLPNFPTPNGMPMEEYFRHASFEGLEARLAHLYPDAARRDAERPRYVERLEFEINTILKMGFPGYFLIVGDFINWAKNNGCPVGPGRGSGAGSLVAYALKITDLDPLEYKLLFERFLNPERVSMPDFDIDFCQGNRDRVIDYVKDKYGRDAVSQIATFGTMAARAAIRDVGRVMDMSYTFCDGISKLIPNKPGMSVSLQYPPSPKIEGDKNNYAIEMEPQLAARIEKEEEVRTVVEMAQKLEGMTRNIGMHAGGVLIAPGKLTDFCPLYQQPGSDSAVSQYDKDDVEAVGLVKFDFLGLATLTILEIAKEFIARRHKGQENFAFENIPLSDAPTYRLFADGKTEAVFQFESRGMQGMLKDARPTRLEDLIALNALYRPGPMDLIPSFVARKHGREPVEYPHPLVADMLSETYGIMVYQEQVMQTAQILGGYSLGGADLLRRAMGKKKAEEMAEHRQIFRKGAAQNGINEAKADEIFDLMEKFAGYGFNKSHAAAYSLLAYHTGWLKVHYTAEFFCANMTVEMDNTDKLKVLFEDAQKNFGITFEPPDVNRGNYRFEPVNDKVIRYGLGAVKGTGQLAVEAVVRAREQGGPFRSLFDFCVRVDRQRINKRTVEALIKAGAFDSLQQNRASLIASLDRAFEFAVATEANAAQVDIFGDSEHGSAAQEPDLIDATPWGVKERLTYEKTAVGFYLSGHLFDEVEHEVRRFCKRAIDDLIDSREQQVIAGIVSDFRVINGQRGRLCIFKLDDKSGSIEATADEALFNANRNVLKDDELVIVSGRLQPARGGFEARFQVMQAWDLAAARCRFGKYLRVAVNGKAPDIARLVKEFPPRAEQSEHGELLQGLGVRLSMARNGAQVELQLGERARFFPTDAALASWMAQAEAGKAAVVYE, from the coding sequence ATGTTCGTTCACCTGCGCCTGCACACCGAGTTTTCCGTCGTCGACGGCACCAACCGCATCGATGACGTCGTCAAGGCGGCCGCCGCCGACAAACAGCCCGCACTGGCGATCACCGACCTGAACAACCTGTTCGGCGGCGTCAAGTTCTACAAGGAAGCGCGCGGCAAGGGCGTCAAGCCGGTGCTGGGCGCCGAAGTGGTCGTCGAAGGGCTGGGTTCCGACCCCGCCGCGCTCACGCGCATCGTGCTGCTGGTGCAGAACAAGGAGGGCTATCTCAACCTCTCCGAGCTGCTCGCGCGCGCCTGGACGCAGAACGTCGGCCGCGGCCAGGCGCAGGCCGCCTGCAAGCTGGCATGGCTCAAGGAATTGCAGGGCGGGCTGATCGCGCTGTCCGGCGCGCAGGCCGGGCCGCTGGGCGCGCCGCTGCTCCAGGGCCAGCACGAGCGCGCCGCCGAAGTCGCGCTGCAACTGGCCGGGATGTTCCCGCATCGCTTCTACATCGAGCTCCAGCGCGCCGGCCGGCCGGAAGACGAGCCGCACGTGATCGCCGCGGTGCAGCTCGCCGCGCGCCTGCGGCTGCCGGTGGTCGCGACGCATCCGGTGCAGTTCGCGACCGCCGAGGATTTCGAGGCCCACGAGGCGCGCGTCTGCATTTCCGAGGGCGAGATCCTCGGCAACCCGCGCCGCATCCGCAAGTTCACCCAGGAGCAGTACTTCAAGTCCTCGGCCGAGATGGAGGCGCTCTTCGCCGACGTGCCGAGCGCGATCGCCAACACCGTCGAGATCGCCAAGCGCTGCAACCTGACCTTGGTGCTCGGCAAGCCGCAGCTGCCGAACTTCCCGACGCCGAACGGCATGCCGATGGAAGAGTACTTCCGGCACGCCTCGTTCGAAGGCCTCGAAGCGCGGCTCGCGCATCTCTACCCCGACGCGGCCAGGCGCGATGCCGAGCGCCCGCGCTACGTGGAGCGGCTGGAGTTCGAGATCAACACCATCCTCAAGATGGGGTTCCCGGGCTACTTCCTGATCGTGGGCGACTTCATCAACTGGGCCAAGAACAACGGCTGCCCGGTCGGTCCGGGCCGGGGCTCGGGTGCCGGCTCGCTGGTGGCCTACGCGCTGAAGATCACCGACCTCGATCCGCTCGAATACAAGCTGCTGTTCGAGCGCTTCCTGAACCCGGAGCGGGTGTCGATGCCCGACTTCGACATCGACTTCTGCCAGGGCAACCGCGATCGCGTGATCGACTACGTGAAGGACAAGTATGGCCGCGATGCGGTGAGCCAGATCGCCACCTTCGGCACGATGGCCGCGCGCGCCGCGATCCGCGACGTGGGCCGGGTGATGGACATGAGCTACACCTTCTGCGACGGCATCAGCAAGCTGATCCCGAACAAGCCGGGCATGTCGGTCTCGCTGCAGTACCCGCCCTCGCCCAAGATCGAAGGCGACAAGAACAACTACGCGATCGAGATGGAGCCGCAACTGGCGGCGCGCATCGAAAAGGAAGAAGAGGTCCGCACCGTCGTCGAGATGGCGCAGAAGCTCGAAGGAATGACCCGCAACATCGGCATGCACGCCGGCGGGGTGCTGATCGCGCCGGGCAAGCTCACCGATTTCTGCCCGCTCTACCAGCAGCCCGGCAGCGACTCGGCAGTGAGCCAGTACGACAAGGACGACGTGGAAGCGGTCGGCCTCGTGAAGTTCGACTTTCTGGGGCTGGCGACGCTCACGATCCTGGAGATCGCGAAGGAGTTCATCGCCCGCCGCCACAAGGGGCAGGAGAACTTCGCCTTCGAGAACATCCCGCTCTCCGACGCGCCGACCTACCGGCTCTTCGCGGACGGCAAGACCGAAGCCGTGTTCCAGTTCGAATCGCGCGGCATGCAGGGCATGCTGAAGGACGCGCGGCCGACGCGGCTCGAAGACCTGATCGCGCTCAACGCGCTGTACCGGCCGGGGCCGATGGACCTGATCCCGAGCTTCGTCGCGCGCAAGCACGGGCGCGAGCCGGTCGAGTACCCGCACCCGCTGGTGGCCGACATGCTCTCCGAGACCTACGGGATCATGGTCTACCAGGAACAGGTGATGCAGACCGCGCAGATCCTGGGCGGCTACTCGCTCGGCGGCGCCGACCTGCTGCGCCGTGCGATGGGCAAGAAGAAGGCCGAGGAGATGGCCGAGCACCGCCAGATCTTCCGCAAGGGCGCGGCGCAGAACGGCATCAACGAGGCGAAGGCCGACGAGATCTTCGACCTGATGGAGAAGTTCGCGGGCTACGGCTTCAACAAGTCGCACGCGGCCGCGTACTCGCTCCTGGCCTATCACACCGGCTGGCTCAAGGTGCACTACACGGCCGAGTTCTTCTGCGCCAACATGACCGTGGAAATGGACAACACCGACAAGCTCAAGGTGCTGTTCGAGGACGCGCAGAAGAACTTCGGCATCACCTTCGAGCCGCCGGACGTGAACCGCGGCAACTACCGCTTCGAGCCGGTCAACGACAAGGTCATCCGCTACGGCCTCGGCGCGGTCAAGGGCACAGGCCAGCTCGCGGTCGAGGCGGTGGTGCGGGCGCGGGAGCAGGGCGGGCCGTTCAGGAGCCTGTTCGACTTCTGCGTGCGCGTGGACCGCCAGCGCATCAACAAGCGCACCGTCGAGGCGCTGATCAAGGCCGGCGCCTTCGATTCGCTGCAGCAGAACCGCGCCTCGCTGATCGCATCGCTCGATCGCGCCTTCGAGTTCGCGGTGGCGACCGAGGCCAATGCGGCGCAGGTCGACATCTTCGGTGACAGCGAGCACGGCTCGGCGGCGCAGGAGCCCGACCTGATCGACGCCACGCCCTGGGGCGTGAAGGAACGGCTGACCTACGAGAAGACCGCGGTCGGCTTCTACCTCTCGGGCCATCTCTTCGACGAGGTCGAGCACGAGGTGCGCCGCTTCTGCAAGCGCGCGATCGACGACCTGATCGACAGCCGCGAGCAGCAGGTGATCGCCGGCATCGTGAGCGACTTCCGCGTCATCAACGGGCAGCGCGGGCGGCTTTGCATCTTCAAGCTCGACGACAAGTCGGGCTCGATCGAGGCGACCGCCGACGAGGCGCTGTTCAACGCCAACCGCAATGTGCTCAAGGACGACGAGCTGGTGATCGTGAGCGGCCGGCTGCAACCGGCGCGCGGCGGTTTCGAGGCGCGCTTCCAGGTCATGCAGGCCTGGGACCTCGCCGCGGCGCGCTGCCGCTTCGGCAAGTACCTGCGGGTGGCGGTCAACGGCAAGGCGCCGGACATCGCGCGGCTCGTGAAGGAGTTTCCGCCGCGTGCCGAGCAGAGCGAGCACGGCGAACTGCTCCAGGGTCTGGGCGTGCGGCTGTCGATGGCCCGCAACGGTGCGCAGGTCGAGCTTCAGCTCGGCGAGCGCGCCAGGTTCTTCCCGACCGATGCCGCACTGGCGAGCTGGATGGCGCAGGCCGAGGCCGGCAAGGCGGCCGTCGTCTACGAGTAG
- the tolQ gene encoding protein TolQ yields the protein MNQDLSIISLLLHASLPVQLVVALLIVVSVASWAAIFRKYFSLKRTRSLNEDFERDFWSGTSLNELFSSAAQNAKFAGPMERIFASGMREYQKLRERHVSDPGTLLDGSRRAMRASFQRELDAVEQNLSFLATVGSVSPYVGLFGTVWGIMHAFTGLAALAQVTLSTVAPGIAEALVATAIGLFAAIPAVVAYNRFAREIDKIAIALETFIEEFSNILQRNLTAHQNPATVAAATGR from the coding sequence ATGAATCAAGACCTCTCGATCATCTCCCTGCTGCTGCACGCCAGCCTCCCGGTGCAACTGGTGGTGGCACTGCTCATCGTCGTTTCCGTCGCGAGCTGGGCGGCCATCTTCCGCAAGTACTTCTCTCTCAAGCGCACGCGCTCGCTCAACGAAGACTTCGAGCGCGACTTCTGGTCGGGCACGAGCCTGAACGAACTCTTCTCTTCCGCCGCCCAGAACGCGAAGTTCGCCGGCCCGATGGAGCGCATCTTCGCCTCCGGCATGCGCGAATACCAGAAGCTGCGCGAGCGCCATGTGTCCGACCCCGGCACCTTGCTCGACGGCTCCCGGCGCGCGATGCGCGCCAGCTTCCAGCGCGAGCTCGACGCGGTCGAACAGAACCTCTCGTTCCTCGCCACCGTGGGCTCGGTCTCGCCGTACGTCGGCCTCTTCGGCACGGTATGGGGGATCATGCATGCCTTCACCGGCCTCGCCGCGCTGGCGCAGGTCACGCTTTCCACCGTCGCACCCGGCATTGCCGAAGCACTCGTGGCCACCGCGATCGGCCTCTTCGCCGCGATCCCGGCCGTGGTCGCCTACAACCGCTTCGCGCGCGAGATCGACAAGATCGCGATCGCGCTCGAGACCTTCATCGAGGAGTTCTCGAACATCCTCCAGCGCAACCTGACGGCCCACCAGAATCCGGCGACCGTCGCGGCGGCCACGGGCCGCTGA
- a CDS encoding phosphatase PAP2 family protein yields MLDALDSQLFLLLNASADAPRWWIGAWYFFAVHAHWVALALLAGYALRRGKPSLTPLMAALLALALGSVACELIGHVWNRPRPFVLGLGFQHLPHGPSASFPSSHATAYGAMAFSFLLAAGHRAFGCILLVLAALVAAARVVVGVHYPMDVFFGLVLGGLAAIAAHYIVATAGRRHATRGVIAPQRTSGKEEP; encoded by the coding sequence ATGCTCGACGCGCTGGATAGCCAGCTCTTCCTGTTGCTGAATGCGAGCGCCGATGCCCCCCGGTGGTGGATCGGCGCGTGGTATTTCTTCGCGGTCCATGCGCACTGGGTGGCGCTCGCGCTGCTGGCGGGTTATGCGCTGCGTCGGGGGAAGCCGTCCCTGACGCCGCTGATGGCGGCGCTCCTCGCGCTGGCACTGGGCTCGGTGGCCTGCGAGCTCATCGGCCATGTCTGGAACCGGCCGCGGCCCTTCGTGCTCGGGCTGGGCTTCCAGCATCTGCCGCACGGTCCGAGTGCCTCGTTTCCGAGCAGCCATGCGACGGCCTACGGCGCCATGGCCTTCTCGTTCCTGCTCGCGGCGGGCCACCGGGCCTTCGGCTGCATCCTGCTCGTGCTTGCGGCCCTGGTGGCCGCGGCCCGCGTGGTGGTCGGGGTGCACTACCCGATGGACGTGTTCTTCGGACTCGTGCTCGGCGGCCTCGCGGCGATTGCGGCGCACTACATCGTCGCGACGGCTGGGCGGCGACATGCGACGCGCGGCGTGATCGCGCCGCAGCGAACATCCGGGAAGGAGGAGCCATGA
- the tolA gene encoding cell envelope integrity protein TolA produces the protein MSLAAERPEFAPPPQRGTPRAVLLALFAHALLIALLTWGVSWRREAENDAVEAELWSSTVQQAAPRAVAPPTPTPPPPVPTPAPPPPPPPPPPPQAVKPPEPTPVPRQPDIALEREKKQKEQKERELEQQRVEQQKKLEAQKKAEQQKKETEARQREEEEAERKKDEQKKLAEQKRKQEAEAKQQAEAKQQAEAAKKKEADAKQAAQAAADRAATLKRMQAMAGTGSESSTGTAARSSGPSSGYAARIAAAVRPHVNYPDADTVSGNPTVEFDVSLAPDGTIVGIKLRKSSGVPGWDDAAERGLRATDRLPRDTDGRVFPSLTVALQPKR, from the coding sequence ATGTCGCTCGCCGCGGAACGCCCCGAATTCGCGCCGCCGCCGCAGCGCGGCACACCGCGCGCCGTGCTGCTGGCGCTGTTCGCGCACGCGCTGCTGATCGCCCTGTTGACCTGGGGCGTGAGCTGGCGTCGTGAGGCCGAGAACGACGCCGTCGAGGCCGAGCTGTGGTCGTCGACCGTGCAGCAGGCTGCGCCGCGCGCCGTCGCACCGCCGACGCCGACGCCTCCCCCTCCCGTCCCGACACCGGCCCCGCCGCCACCACCGCCTCCGCCCCCACCGCCGCAGGCCGTGAAGCCGCCCGAGCCGACGCCCGTGCCGCGCCAGCCCGACATCGCGCTCGAACGCGAGAAGAAGCAGAAGGAGCAGAAGGAACGCGAGCTGGAGCAGCAGCGCGTCGAGCAGCAGAAGAAACTCGAGGCCCAGAAGAAGGCCGAGCAGCAGAAGAAGGAAACCGAGGCGCGCCAGCGCGAAGAGGAAGAGGCCGAGCGCAAGAAGGACGAGCAGAAGAAGCTCGCCGAGCAGAAGCGCAAGCAGGAAGCCGAGGCCAAGCAGCAGGCCGAGGCCAAGCAGCAGGCCGAGGCCGCGAAGAAGAAGGAAGCCGACGCCAAGCAGGCTGCCCAGGCGGCCGCCGATCGCGCGGCAACGCTCAAGCGCATGCAGGCGATGGCCGGCACCGGCAGCGAAAGCTCGACGGGCACGGCTGCGCGCTCGTCAGGGCCGTCGAGCGGCTATGCGGCGCGAATTGCTGCAGCAGTTCGCCCCCATGTCAACTATCCCGACGCAGATACAGTCAGTGGCAATCCAACGGTCGAATTCGATGTCAGCCTGGCACCCGACGGCACGATCGTCGGGATTAAGCTCCGTAAGTCCAGTGGCGTTCCCGGTTGGGATGACGCTGCTGAACGTGGATTGCGAGCCACTGACAGGCTGCCGCGTGACACCGACGGTCGCGTATTTCCCTCATTGACCGTCGCACTTCAACCAAAGCGCTGA
- a CDS encoding ExbD/TolR family protein, with amino-acid sequence MPALSSRGRGRRTINEINMVPFIDVMLVLLIIFMVTAPLITPSVINLPSVDKANKQPDKPIEIVIKSDDEVQIKKDASTGSGGSSVPMTQIGSAAKTAQGGDGDRPVVISADKSVKYETVVKAMNQLKRSGIERVGLSVQTTGAK; translated from the coding sequence ATGCCAGCCCTGTCCTCCCGCGGCCGCGGCCGCCGAACGATCAACGAGATCAACATGGTCCCGTTCATCGACGTGATGCTGGTGCTGCTGATCATCTTCATGGTCACCGCGCCGCTCATCACGCCCAGCGTGATCAACCTGCCGAGCGTCGACAAGGCCAACAAGCAGCCCGACAAGCCGATCGAGATCGTCATCAAGAGCGATGACGAGGTGCAGATCAAGAAAGACGCGTCCACCGGCAGCGGCGGCAGCTCGGTCCCGATGACGCAGATCGGCTCGGCGGCCAAGACCGCGCAGGGCGGCGACGGCGATCGTCCGGTGGTCATCAGCGCCGACAAGTCCGTCAAGTACGAGACCGTGGTCAAGGCCATGAACCAGCTCAAGCGCAGCGGCATCGAGCGGGTCGGCCTCTCGGTGCAGACCACGGGCGCGAAGTAA